GGGAGGCCGCCGTTAGGCTTCTGGAGAGGGGGTTTTCTGTAGAGGAGGTGGCCTCTCTCCTCGGCGTCTCAGAGAGATCTGTGAGGAGGTGGGCCAGGGCCGCAGGCGCGGGGAGTGGCGTGGTTGTTGTAGAGAAGTCTGCAAATATGCAGAAAGCCGGGGGAGGGGGCGCCGCCGGGAGGAGGGAAGCCGCCGAGAGGCTGGGCACTCCGCCTGTAGACAACGTCTGGGTGGCGATTCTGAGGAG
The sequence above is drawn from the Pyrobaculum ferrireducens genome and encodes:
- a CDS encoding helix-turn-helix domain-containing protein codes for the protein MPRTPSRLCCQRLREAAVRLLERGFSVEEVASLLGVSERSVRRWARAAGAGSGVVVVEKSANMQKAGGGGAAGRREAAERLGTPPVDNVWVAILRRRLSSSAADENAR